Within Stigmatella aurantiaca, the genomic segment TGCTCCTGCTTCGCTGGATGTGCAGGCCACCCCTCTCAACCCGGTGCGGCTCAGCGTGGCCGCGGTGACCCAGGTGAAAGAGGTCATCAAGGCCCAGGGGTTCGAGGGCTACTTCTTCTCCATCCGCGTGGTGCCGGCGGGCTGCAGCGGCCTGGGCTACGATCTCAACCTGGTCAAGGAAGCCAAGCCGAACGACCACGTCTGGGAGCAGGACGGCGTGCGGATCACCACCGACGCGCTGAGCAGCAAGTACCTGCTGGGCACCGTGGTGGACTTCGTCACGTCCGTGACGGGCGCGGGCTTCAAGTTCGAGAACCCGAACGCCAAGTCCTCCTGCGGTTGCGGCACCTCCTTCACCACCTGATGCCGGTGGCTGCGCGCCCTCTTCCCCGCTGAGCGGAAGAGGGCGGGCGCACAGGGGCCGGGGCGCTCAGCCCCCTTGCGAGGGCACCATCACCCTCAGCCAGGCCTGCGTTTCCTTCCTGCGAGCGAGGCGCTGGGTGCGCCGCTCCTCGGCCTGCTGAAACGCCACGCGCTCCTCCTCCGTCGTGAGTTGCAGGGGCGGCACCTGGGCGCGGCTTCCGTCCTTGTTGAGGGCGACGAAGGTCATCAGCGCGCTGGTGGTGAGGGTGCGCTCGCCGGTGAGCGGGTTCTCCGCGTGCACGGTGACGCCCACCTCCATGGAGCTGTGGAAGGCGGCGAGCACGCGCGAGCGCAGCAGGGCAATCCAGCCCACACGAATGGAGGCATGGAAGTGCAGATCGTCCATGGAGGCGGTCACCACCACCTGCCTGCAGTGGCGCTGGGCCGCGATGGCCCCGCAGATGTCAATCCATTGCATGACCTTGCCGCCGAACGCCGCGTTCAGGTTGTTGGCATCCGGGGGAAGGATCATCTGCGTCATCAGCACTTCGGAGTCGCGTGGACTCTTGGCCGTAAGGTCTTGCACAGGGGCTCCTCGGGAGTTCGGTGGCGGCATCAGCGGCATGTTGCACGGTGAATGATTGGGTGGGACTCCCGTACAAGAATTCACGGCGCTCGTTGCTCTTCAGGGCAAGGCTCTCTATCAAGTTGAACATCTCGCCGCCCCCTCCCCAAGGACACAGCCATGGCGCTCCCTGCGACCTTGAATCCCTTGCCCCATGCCTCGAAGTCAGACGCGGATGATCTGCTGAGGCAGGCGGACAACCTGTCCGCGGCCGAGCTGGACACCTTGCCCTTCGGGCTCATCCAGCTGGACCGCACCGGCCGCATTCTCAAGTTCAATCAGACCGAGGCGAAGCTGGCGCGCATCAACCGCGACCGGCAGATCAACCGGAACTTCTTCGATGAAGTGGCCCCCTGCACCAAGGTGCGGGAGTTCTACGGCCGGTTCTTGCACGGGCTGAACCAGCGCTCGCTGTACGAGACGTTTGGCTTCGTCTTCAAGTTCGACCATGGCTGGCGCAACGTGGCCATCACCATGTTCTACAGCGAGAAGACCGACTCGGTGTGGGTGCTCATCTCCCAGACGTCCGTCACCCCGCCCCCGGGGCGCTGAGCCGCGGGAGGCCGCTCAGGCCAGGAAGCTGGAGACGCGATCCAGGAACTCCTCGCGGCCCTGGCCCCGGCGGATGTCCCGCGAGGAGACATCCAGCACCAGGCAGTCCACGCCGTACTTCTTCTGGAGCACCTGCGGGAACGTGGCGTAGTAGCTGTTGAGGCCTCGCAGGAACTGCTCCTGGATGCCCTTCTCCTCCTCGCGGCCCCGGGTGCGGATGCGCTCCAGCAGCACATCCACCGTGCCCACCTCGAAGCAGATGACCCGGTCGGGCGGCAGGATGCTGCGCGACAGGCGCTGGAAGTACTCGTAGTAGAGATCCAGCTCCGCGTTCGTCAGGTGCCCCAGCCCGTGCAGGTACTTGGCGAAGATCTCCGGGTCCTCGTAGAGCGTGCGGTCCTGCACGCAGCTCTTGCGCACCGAGTGGATGAGCTCGTGGTGCTCCACGCGCCGGATGAGGAACTCCAGCTGGAGGGTGAAGCTCCAGCGGCGCATGTCGGCGTAGTAGTCCTTGAGGAACCGGTTATCGATGACCGGCTCGTCGAACAGCTCGAAGCCGAAGGACTGGCTGATCATCTTGGCGGCCGTCGTCTTGCCGGCCCCGATGTTGCCGGCCAGGGCCAGGAAGCGCCGGGCCTTGGGCGGCTTGGCCCGGAGCGTGTTGCGCGTGCGCGGCGCGGGGGCCGGGGCAGGGGAGGCCACGGCGGGAGCCGGCTCCGGGGCTGGAGCGGCGGGGGGGGAGCGCTTGCGGGAGACGGGGCGGGCCATGGTGCCGGCTTACTGCGCTTGCGTGGGAGCGTCCAAAATCTGACGGAGCGTATCCGGACGGTCCGTCATGATGCCGCCCACGCCCTCGGCCACCAGGCGCCGCATCTCCCCGGCGTCATCCACCGTCCACACATTGACCCACTTTCCCTGGGCGGCGGTGGTGCGCAGGAACGCGGCGTCCACGAGCCGCACCTCGCCGAAGTACAGGGGCATGTCGAGCACGGTGTAGCGCGGATCCTCGGGGGGCGTCGCCCCGTTGCGCGCGGTGATGACGTAGGTGGCCAGGGCCTCGCGCGGGTAGAAGTGGCAGGCCTCGGGCATGCAGGCCACCAGCCGTTCGGCCACGGCGTCGTGCTCGCTGCCCAGGCACACCCGCTCCAGGGCGCCTTCCTCGCGGAGCACCTCGCGCAGGACGAGCTCGGAGCCGGGGGCGTCCGGCTTCAGCTCCAGGTTGATGCGCAGGCCGGGAAACGCCCGGAGCACCTCGCGCAG encodes:
- a CDS encoding HesB/IscA family protein, which translates into the protein MDTTTTPAPASLDVQATPLNPVRLSVAAVTQVKEVIKAQGFEGYFFSIRVVPAGCSGLGYDLNLVKEAKPNDHVWEQDGVRITTDALSSKYLLGTVVDFVTSVTGAGFKFENPNAKSSCGCGTSFTT
- a CDS encoding acyl-CoA thioesterase, coding for MQDLTAKSPRDSEVLMTQMILPPDANNLNAAFGGKVMQWIDICGAIAAQRHCRQVVVTASMDDLHFHASIRVGWIALLRSRVLAAFHSSMEVGVTVHAENPLTGERTLTTSALMTFVALNKDGSRAQVPPLQLTTEEERVAFQQAEERRTQRLARRKETQAWLRVMVPSQGG
- a CDS encoding PAS domain-containing protein encodes the protein MALPATLNPLPHASKSDADDLLRQADNLSAAELDTLPFGLIQLDRTGRILKFNQTEAKLARINRDRQINRNFFDEVAPCTKVREFYGRFLHGLNQRSLYETFGFVFKFDHGWRNVAITMFYSEKTDSVWVLISQTSVTPPPGR
- a CDS encoding deoxynucleoside kinase, giving the protein MARPVSRKRSPPAAPAPEPAPAVASPAPAPAPRTRNTLRAKPPKARRFLALAGNIGAGKTTAAKMISQSFGFELFDEPVIDNRFLKDYYADMRRWSFTLQLEFLIRRVEHHELIHSVRKSCVQDRTLYEDPEIFAKYLHGLGHLTNAELDLYYEYFQRLSRSILPPDRVICFEVGTVDVLLERIRTRGREEEKGIQEQFLRGLNSYYATFPQVLQKKYGVDCLVLDVSSRDIRRGQGREEFLDRVSSFLA
- a CDS encoding glycerophosphodiester phosphodiesterase yields the protein MSRPLPPFLQGLKPTLHISHRGGALLAPENTLCAFQMAVERYRTQMLELDVHLTRDGEVVVAHDATLERCTDGAGPLAACSLAELQRLDAGFRFTPDGGRTFSFRRQGIRIPTLREVLRAFPGLRINLELKPDAPGSELVLREVLREEGALERVCLGSEHDAVAERLVACMPEACHFYPREALATYVITARNGATPPEDPRYTVLDMPLYFGEVRLVDAAFLRTTAAQGKWVNVWTVDDAGEMRRLVAEGVGGIMTDRPDTLRQILDAPTQAQ